A stretch of the Argentina anserina chromosome 6, drPotAnse1.1, whole genome shotgun sequence genome encodes the following:
- the LOC126800556 gene encoding dormancy-associated protein homolog 4 isoform X1 — protein MGFLHKLWDETLAGPAPESGLGKLRNLDTFSAPPSAPMVATDEAPVVSRSITILRTHSSNLGNFPADSGSPSESPTTPGTPISPGTPTRNFRKLTRRKSSTDALRRAEPRSPTGYEWMVITALDR, from the exons ATGGGTTTTCTTCACAAGCTTTGGGATGAAACACTCGCCGGCCCCGCACCGGAGTCCGGCCTCGGCAAGCTCCGCAACCTAGACACCTTCTCCGCCCCGCCCTCGGCCCCTATGGTCGCTACCGATGAGGCGCCAGTTGTCTCTCGGAGCATTACTATTCTTAGGACTCATTCTTCCAACCTTGGAAATTTTCCGGCTGATTCTGGCTCCCCCTCCGAGTCTCCCACCACTCCGGGAACGCCTATCTCAC CGGGAACACCTACAAGAAATTTCAGGAAACTGACAAGGAGAAAATCGTCCACTGACGCATTGCGACGCGCCGAGCCTAGAAGTCCGACTGGTTATGAATG GATGGTGATTACTGCATTGGATCGTTGA
- the LOC126800556 gene encoding dormancy-associated protein homolog 4 isoform X3, translating to MGFLHKLWDETLAGPAPESGLGKLRNLDTFSAPPSAPMVATDEAPVVSRSITILRTHSSNLGNFPADSGSPSESPTTPGTPISPGTPTRNFRKLTRRKSSTDALRRAEPRRW from the exons ATGGGTTTTCTTCACAAGCTTTGGGATGAAACACTCGCCGGCCCCGCACCGGAGTCCGGCCTCGGCAAGCTCCGCAACCTAGACACCTTCTCCGCCCCGCCCTCGGCCCCTATGGTCGCTACCGATGAGGCGCCAGTTGTCTCTCGGAGCATTACTATTCTTAGGACTCATTCTTCCAACCTTGGAAATTTTCCGGCTGATTCTGGCTCCCCCTCCGAGTCTCCCACCACTCCGGGAACGCCTATCTCAC CGGGAACACCTACAAGAAATTTCAGGAAACTGACAAGGAGAAAATCGTCCACTGACGCATTGCGACGCGCCGAGCCTAGAA GATGGTGA
- the LOC126800556 gene encoding dormancy-associated protein homolog 4 isoform X2, whose amino-acid sequence MGFLHKLWDETLAGPAPESGLGKLRNLDTFSAPPSAPMVATDEAPVVSRSITILRTHSSNLGNFPADSGSPSESPTTPGTPISPGTPTRNFRKLTRRKSSTDALRRAEPRSPTGW is encoded by the exons ATGGGTTTTCTTCACAAGCTTTGGGATGAAACACTCGCCGGCCCCGCACCGGAGTCCGGCCTCGGCAAGCTCCGCAACCTAGACACCTTCTCCGCCCCGCCCTCGGCCCCTATGGTCGCTACCGATGAGGCGCCAGTTGTCTCTCGGAGCATTACTATTCTTAGGACTCATTCTTCCAACCTTGGAAATTTTCCGGCTGATTCTGGCTCCCCCTCCGAGTCTCCCACCACTCCGGGAACGCCTATCTCAC CGGGAACACCTACAAGAAATTTCAGGAAACTGACAAGGAGAAAATCGTCCACTGACGCATTGCGACGCGCCGAGCCTAGAAGTCCGACTG GATGGTGA